From a region of the Mycobacterium intracellulare ATCC 13950 genome:
- a CDS encoding SDR family NAD(P)-dependent oxidoreductase translates to MDGFAGKVAVVTGAGSGIGQALAVELGRAGAKVAISDVDTAGLAQTAEQLAAIGAPVKADQLDVTERSAFLAYADAVNEHFGAVNQVYNNAGITFIGSIEDSRFKDIERVIDVDYWGVVNGTKAFLPHLIASGDGHVINISSALGLFSAPGQAAYVSAKFAVRGFTEALHQEMARAGHPVRVTTVHPGGIKTAFARNATGVEGLDHAELANLFEEQQAKTTPQRAAQLILEGVRKNKARVLVGPDVKAMDLVVRLTGSRPELLLGGPVMSRLQQVVHRLLPKR, encoded by the coding sequence ATGGATGGGTTCGCCGGCAAGGTCGCCGTGGTCACGGGCGCGGGCTCGGGCATCGGCCAGGCGCTGGCGGTCGAGCTCGGTCGCGCCGGCGCCAAGGTCGCGATCAGCGACGTGGACACCGCAGGGCTGGCGCAGACCGCAGAGCAACTGGCGGCGATCGGCGCGCCGGTCAAAGCCGACCAGCTCGACGTGACCGAGCGCAGCGCCTTCCTCGCTTACGCCGACGCGGTCAACGAGCACTTCGGCGCGGTCAACCAGGTCTACAACAACGCCGGCATCACGTTCATCGGATCCATCGAGGACAGCCGGTTCAAGGACATCGAGCGCGTCATCGACGTCGACTACTGGGGCGTCGTCAACGGCACCAAGGCGTTCCTTCCGCACCTGATCGCCTCCGGGGACGGCCACGTCATCAACATCTCGAGCGCGCTCGGCCTGTTTTCCGCGCCCGGTCAGGCGGCCTACGTCTCGGCCAAGTTCGCCGTCCGCGGGTTCACCGAGGCGCTGCACCAGGAGATGGCGCGCGCCGGTCACCCGGTGCGGGTGACGACCGTGCATCCGGGCGGCATCAAAACCGCGTTCGCCCGCAACGCCACCGGCGTCGAGGGGCTCGACCACGCCGAGCTGGCCAACCTGTTCGAGGAACAGCAGGCCAAGACCACCCCGCAGCGTGCGGCTCAGCTCATCCTCGAAGGGGTGCGCAAGAACAAGGCCCGGGTGCTGGTTGGGCCGGACGTCAAGGCGATGGACCTGGTCGTGCGGCTGACGGGTTCGCGGCCGGAGCTGCTGCTGGGCGGGCCGGTGATGAGCCGGCTTCAGCAGGTCGTGCACCGGCTGCTGCCCAAGCGCTGA
- a CDS encoding glycine betaine ABC transporter substrate-binding protein, producing MKIGRLAAPLLAAILAVSGCATDTGGDPRARAEVVVGSRSDAESALLAGIYVAALRSYGFGARFQPTTDPKAELDSGAITVVPAFTGRVLQRLQPSATAMSDKDVYRAMIAALPEGIAAGDYTTAAEDKPVLLVSRATAKAWGGSDVSADLSTLPRHCADLVLGTVAGHRAPSAIGPCRLPDPREFPDGTTMFAAVASGRLTAAWTTTADPGVPADLVALADTKPTLIRAENVVPLYRRNALSERQVLAINEVAGVLDTAALVDMRRQVRAGADPQAVATGWLAEHPLGR from the coding sequence GTGAAAATCGGCAGGCTGGCGGCACCGCTGCTCGCCGCCATACTCGCCGTTTCCGGTTGCGCGACCGACACCGGCGGCGATCCTCGCGCCCGCGCGGAGGTCGTGGTCGGGTCCCGGTCTGATGCCGAATCGGCGCTGCTGGCCGGCATCTACGTGGCCGCCTTGCGGTCCTACGGATTCGGCGCGCGGTTCCAGCCGACCACCGACCCGAAGGCCGAATTGGATTCGGGCGCAATCACCGTCGTTCCCGCCTTCACCGGCCGGGTGTTGCAACGCCTGCAGCCAAGTGCCACGGCGATGTCCGACAAAGACGTCTACCGAGCGATGATCGCCGCCCTACCCGAGGGCATCGCGGCGGGCGACTACACGACCGCCGCCGAGGACAAACCCGTGCTGTTGGTGAGCCGGGCCACCGCCAAGGCATGGGGCGGCAGCGACGTCAGCGCGGACTTGAGCACGCTGCCGCGGCACTGCGCCGATCTCGTCCTCGGGACCGTCGCCGGCCACCGGGCGCCGTCGGCCATCGGCCCCTGCCGCCTTCCGGATCCGCGTGAATTCCCGGATGGCACAACGATGTTCGCGGCGGTCGCGTCCGGACGGCTGACCGCGGCATGGACGACCACCGCCGACCCGGGTGTCCCCGCCGACCTGGTCGCGCTGGCCGACACCAAGCCCACGCTGATCCGGGCCGAGAACGTGGTGCCGCTGTATCGGCGCAACGCGCTCAGCGAACGGCAAGTGCTGGCGATCAACGAAGTGGCCGGCGTGCTCGACACCGCGGCCCTGGTCGACATGCGCCGGCAAGTGCGTGCCGGCGCCGACCCGCAGGCGGTGGCGACAGGCTGGTTAGCCGAGCACCCGCTGGGCCGCTGA
- a CDS encoding SDR family NAD(P)-dependent oxidoreductase — protein sequence MQGFAGKVAVVTGAGSGIGQALAVELGRSGAKVAISDVDLEGLAQTEEQLKAIGAQVKADRLDVTEREAFLAYADAVKEHFGTVNQIYNNAGIAFTGDVEVSQFKDIERVMDVDFWGVVNGTKAFLPHLIASGDGHVINVSSVFGLFSVPGQAAYNSAKFAVRGFTEALRQEMVAAGHPVAVTTVHPGGIKTAIARNATTAEGLDQAELAKLFDKRLAKTTPQRAAQIILDAVRKKKARVLVGVDAKLLDILVRLTGSGYQQLFGPVMGRLLPKQ from the coding sequence ATGCAAGGATTCGCCGGCAAGGTCGCGGTAGTGACGGGCGCGGGTTCGGGTATCGGGCAGGCGCTGGCCGTCGAGTTGGGGCGCTCGGGGGCCAAGGTGGCCATCAGCGACGTCGACCTCGAAGGCCTGGCCCAGACCGAGGAGCAGCTGAAGGCGATCGGCGCCCAGGTCAAGGCGGATCGCCTCGACGTGACCGAACGCGAAGCGTTCCTGGCCTACGCCGACGCGGTCAAAGAGCACTTCGGCACGGTCAACCAGATCTACAACAACGCCGGGATCGCCTTCACCGGCGACGTCGAAGTCAGTCAGTTCAAGGACATCGAACGCGTGATGGACGTCGACTTCTGGGGCGTGGTCAACGGCACCAAGGCGTTCCTCCCGCACCTGATCGCCTCCGGTGACGGGCACGTCATCAACGTCTCCAGCGTGTTCGGGCTCTTCTCGGTGCCGGGGCAGGCGGCCTACAACTCGGCGAAGTTCGCCGTCCGCGGCTTCACCGAGGCGCTGCGCCAGGAGATGGTGGCCGCCGGCCACCCGGTCGCGGTGACCACGGTGCACCCGGGCGGCATCAAGACCGCGATCGCCCGCAACGCCACCACCGCCGAGGGCCTCGACCAGGCCGAGCTGGCCAAGTTGTTCGACAAGCGGCTGGCCAAGACCACCCCGCAGCGCGCGGCCCAGATCATCCTCGACGCGGTGCGGAAGAAGAAGGCGCGGGTGCTCGTCGGCGTGGACGCCAAGTTGTTGGACATCTTGGTGCGCCTGACGGGTTCGGGGTATCAGCAGCTGTTCGGCCCCGTCATGGGCCGGCTGCTGCCGAAGCAGTGA
- a CDS encoding multifunctional oxoglutarate decarboxylase/oxoglutarate dehydrogenase thiamine pyrophosphate-binding subunit/dihydrolipoyllysine-residue succinyltransferase subunit produces MSNISSPFGQNEWLVEEMYRKFRDDPSSVDPSWHEFLVDYNPEPTGEAATATPTSGDGRPPAAPAKPAAAAPAKPAAAAPESPKPAPPASTAPPVSTAAGNGVPARPAPVKAAAPPPAEGDELQTLRGAAAAVVKNMSASLEVPTATSVRAVPAKLLIDNRIVINNQLKRTRGGKISFTHLLGYALVQAIKKFPNMNRHYAEVDGKPTAVTPAHTNLGLAIDLQGKDGKRSLVVAGIKGCETMRFAQFVTAYEDIVRRARDGKLTAEDFAGVTISLTNPGTIGTVHSVPRLMNGQGAIIGVGAMEYPAEFQGASEERIAELGIGKLITLTSTYDHRIIQGAESGDFLRTIHEMLLSDAFWDEIFRELGNPYLPVRWSTDNPDSIVDKTARVMELIAAYRNRGHLMADIDPLRLDGSRFRSHPDLEILNHGLTLWDLDRVFKVNGFAGSEYKKLRDVLGLLRDAYCRHIGVEYTHILDPEQQEWLQQRVETKHVKPTVAEQKFILSKLNAAEAFETFLQTKYVGQKRFSLEGAESIIPMMDAAIDQCAEHGLDEVVIGMPHRGRLNVLANIVGKPYSQIFSEFEGNLNPAQAHGSGDVKYHLGATGVYLQMFGDNDIQVSLTANPSHLEAVDPVLEGLVRAKQDLLDRRAEDQGDDKAFSVVPMMLHGDAAFAGQGVVAETLNLTHLPGYRVGGTIHIIANNQIGFTTAPEYSRSSEYCTDVAKMIGAPIFHVNGDDPEACAWVAKLAVDFRQEFKKDVVIDMLCYRKRGHNEGDDPSMTNPAMYDVVDIKRGVRKSYTEALIGRGDISMKEAEDALRDYQGQLERVFNEVRELEKHGALPSESVEADQMLPAGLSTAVDKALLARIGDAFLALPEGFTAHPRVQPVLEKRREMAYEGKIDWAFAELLALGSLVAEGKLVRLSGQDTRRGTFSQRHSVIIDRNTGEEFTPLQLLATNPDGTPTGGKFLVYDSPLSEYAAVGFEYGYTVGNPDALVLWEAQFGDFVNGAQSIIDEFISSGEAKWGQLSNVVLLLPHGHEGQGPDHTSGRIERFLQLWAEGSMTIAMPSTPSNYFHLLRRHALDGVQRPLIVFTPKSMLRNKAVVSDVKDFTEIKFRSVLEEPTYEDGIGDRSKVSRVLLTSGKLYYELVARKAKDNRDDVAIVRIEQLAPLPKRRLGETLDRYPSVQEYFWVQEEPANQGAWPRFGLELPELLPDKLTGLKRISRRAMSAPSSGSSKVHAVEQQEIIDTAFG; encoded by the coding sequence GTGAGCAACATAAGTTCACCATTCGGTCAAAACGAATGGCTGGTCGAGGAGATGTACCGCAAGTTCCGCGATGACCCCTCGTCGGTGGATCCGAGCTGGCACGAGTTCCTCGTCGACTACAACCCCGAGCCGACGGGCGAGGCGGCGACGGCCACCCCGACCAGCGGCGATGGCCGCCCGCCCGCGGCCCCCGCCAAGCCGGCCGCGGCGGCCCCCGCCAAGCCGGCCGCGGCGGCCCCCGAAAGCCCCAAGCCCGCGCCCCCCGCCAGCACGGCGCCCCCCGTCAGCACGGCCGCCGGCAACGGGGTGCCGGCGCGCCCCGCGCCGGTGAAGGCCGCCGCCCCCCCGCCGGCCGAAGGCGACGAGTTGCAGACGCTGCGCGGCGCCGCGGCGGCCGTCGTCAAGAACATGTCGGCGTCGCTGGAGGTGCCGACGGCGACCAGCGTGCGCGCCGTTCCCGCCAAGCTGCTGATCGACAACCGGATCGTCATCAACAACCAACTCAAGCGCACGCGCGGCGGCAAGATCTCGTTCACCCACCTGCTCGGGTACGCGCTGGTGCAGGCGATCAAGAAGTTCCCGAACATGAATCGGCACTACGCCGAGGTCGACGGCAAACCCACGGCCGTCACCCCGGCGCACACCAACCTGGGCCTAGCGATCGACCTGCAGGGCAAGGACGGCAAGCGTTCCTTGGTGGTGGCCGGCATCAAGGGCTGCGAGACCATGCGGTTCGCGCAGTTCGTCACCGCCTACGAAGACATCGTGCGGCGGGCCCGCGACGGCAAGTTGACCGCCGAAGACTTTGCCGGCGTGACGATTTCGCTGACCAACCCGGGCACCATCGGCACCGTGCACTCGGTGCCGCGGCTGATGAACGGCCAGGGCGCCATCATCGGCGTCGGCGCCATGGAGTACCCCGCTGAGTTCCAGGGCGCCAGCGAGGAACGCATCGCCGAGCTGGGGATCGGCAAGCTGATCACGCTGACCTCGACCTATGACCACCGCATCATCCAGGGCGCGGAATCCGGCGACTTCTTGCGCACGATCCACGAGATGCTGCTCTCGGATGCGTTCTGGGACGAGATCTTCCGCGAGCTGGGCAACCCGTATCTGCCGGTGCGCTGGAGCACCGACAACCCGGACTCGATCGTCGACAAGACCGCCCGGGTGATGGAATTGATTGCGGCCTACCGCAATCGCGGCCACCTGATGGCCGACATCGACCCGCTGCGCTTGGACGGCAGCCGGTTCCGCAGCCACCCCGACCTCGAGATCCTCAACCACGGCCTGACGCTGTGGGATCTCGATCGGGTGTTCAAAGTCAACGGCTTCGCCGGTTCCGAGTACAAGAAGCTGCGCGACGTGCTGGGCCTGCTGCGCGATGCCTACTGCCGCCACATCGGCGTGGAGTACACCCACATCCTCGATCCCGAGCAGCAGGAGTGGCTGCAGCAGCGCGTCGAGACCAAGCACGTCAAACCGACGGTGGCCGAGCAGAAGTTCATCCTGAGCAAACTGAACGCGGCCGAGGCCTTCGAGACCTTCCTGCAGACCAAATACGTTGGGCAGAAACGGTTTTCACTCGAGGGGGCGGAAAGCATCATTCCGATGATGGACGCGGCGATCGACCAGTGCGCCGAGCACGGGCTCGACGAGGTGGTCATCGGGATGCCGCACCGTGGCCGGCTCAACGTGCTGGCCAACATCGTCGGCAAGCCGTACTCACAGATCTTTTCGGAGTTCGAGGGCAACCTCAACCCCGCGCAGGCGCACGGCTCCGGCGACGTCAAATACCACCTGGGCGCCACCGGCGTGTACCTACAGATGTTCGGCGACAACGACATCCAGGTGTCGCTGACCGCCAACCCGTCGCACCTGGAAGCCGTCGACCCGGTGCTGGAGGGCCTGGTGCGCGCCAAGCAGGACCTGCTGGACCGGCGGGCCGAGGACCAGGGGGACGACAAGGCCTTCTCGGTGGTGCCGATGATGCTGCACGGCGACGCGGCGTTCGCCGGTCAGGGCGTGGTCGCCGAGACCCTCAACCTGACCCACCTGCCCGGTTACCGCGTCGGCGGCACCATCCACATCATCGCCAACAACCAGATCGGCTTCACCACCGCGCCGGAGTACTCACGGTCCAGCGAGTACTGCACCGACGTCGCGAAAATGATCGGGGCGCCGATCTTCCACGTCAACGGCGACGACCCGGAGGCGTGCGCGTGGGTGGCCAAGCTGGCCGTCGACTTCCGGCAGGAGTTCAAGAAGGACGTCGTCATCGACATGCTGTGCTACCGCAAGCGCGGGCACAACGAAGGCGATGACCCGTCGATGACCAACCCCGCCATGTACGACGTCGTCGACATCAAGCGCGGGGTCCGCAAGAGCTACACCGAAGCCCTGATCGGCCGCGGCGACATCTCGATGAAGGAAGCCGAGGACGCCCTGCGCGACTACCAGGGCCAGCTCGAGCGGGTGTTCAACGAGGTCCGCGAGCTGGAGAAGCACGGCGCGCTGCCCAGCGAATCGGTGGAGGCCGACCAGATGCTGCCCGCGGGCCTGTCCACCGCGGTGGACAAGGCGCTGCTGGCCCGCATCGGTGACGCGTTCCTGGCGCTACCCGAGGGCTTCACGGCGCACCCGCGGGTGCAGCCGGTCCTGGAGAAGCGCCGGGAGATGGCCTACGAGGGCAAGATCGACTGGGCCTTCGCCGAACTGCTGGCGCTCGGCTCGCTGGTGGCCGAGGGCAAGCTGGTGCGCCTATCGGGGCAAGACACCCGGCGCGGCACCTTCTCGCAGCGCCACTCGGTGATCATCGACCGCAACACCGGCGAGGAGTTCACGCCGCTGCAGCTGCTGGCGACCAACCCCGACGGCACCCCCACCGGCGGCAAGTTCCTGGTCTACGACTCCCCGCTGTCGGAATACGCGGCCGTCGGCTTCGAGTACGGCTACACCGTGGGCAACCCGGACGCGCTCGTCCTGTGGGAAGCCCAATTCGGGGACTTCGTCAACGGCGCGCAGTCGATCATCGACGAGTTCATCAGCTCCGGCGAGGCCAAGTGGGGCCAGCTGTCCAACGTGGTGCTGCTGCTGCCGCACGGCCACGAAGGCCAGGGCCCCGACCACACCTCCGGCCGCATCGAGCGCTTCCTGCAGCTGTGGGCGGAGGGTTCGATGACGATCGCGATGCCCTCCACGCCGTCCAACTATTTCCACTTGTTGCGCCGGCACGCCCTCGACGGGGTGCAGCGCCCGCTGATCGTGTTCACGCCCAAGTCGATGCTGCGCAACAAGGCGGTGGTCAGCGACGTCAAGGACTTCACCGAGATCAAGTTCCGCTCGGTGCTCGAAGAGCCGACCTACGAGGACGGCATCGGCGATCGCAGCAAGGTCAGCAGGGTCCTGCTGACCAGCGGCAAGCTCTACTACGAGTTGGTGGCCCGCAAGGCCAAGGACAACCGGGACGACGTGGCGATCGTGCGGATCGAGCAGCTCGCCCCGCTGCCGAAGCGCCGGCTGGGCGAAACGCTGGACCGCTACCCGAGCGTCCAGGAGTACTTCTGGGTTCAGGAAGAGCCGGCCAACCAGGGCGCGTGGCCGCGCTTCGGCCTGGAATTGCCCGAGCTGCTGCCCGACAAGCTGACCGGGCTCAAGCGGATTTCCCGCCGGGCGATGTCGGCCCCGTCGTCGGGCTCGTCGAAGGTGCACGCCGTCGAGCAGCAGGAGATCATCGACACGGCCTTCGGCTGA
- a CDS encoding NAD(P)-dependent malic enzyme — protein MSELLESIQTQAEHGAITDAEIFEAHVGGKLSVSLTSPLDTQRALSIAYTPGVAQVSRAIAADHAQAARYTWANRLVAVVSDGSAVLGLGDIGPAASLPVMEGKCALFQAYGGLNAIPIVLDTKDPDEIVETLVRLRPTFGAVNLEDISAPRCFEIERRAIEALDCPVMHDDQHGTAIVVLAALMGASKLLGRDMNSLKVVVSGAGAAGVACTNLLMVMGVSDITVLDSRGILHTARDDMNDVKAALARRTNPDGLTGSAAEALRGADVFLGLSGGVVPEEMIATMAPNGIVFALSNPDPEIHPQIAAKYASVVATGRSDFPNQINNVLAFPGVFRGALAAGARRITEKMMVAAAEAIFSVVSDDLAPDRIVPSPLDLRVGEAVAAAVAIAADISVSGG, from the coding sequence GTGTCCGAATTGCTTGAATCGATACAGACGCAGGCCGAGCATGGTGCGATCACCGATGCCGAGATCTTCGAGGCACACGTAGGCGGCAAGCTTTCGGTGAGCCTGACGTCCCCGCTGGACACCCAGCGCGCGCTGTCGATCGCCTACACCCCCGGCGTGGCGCAGGTCAGCCGCGCGATCGCCGCCGACCACGCTCAGGCGGCCCGCTACACCTGGGCGAACCGGCTGGTGGCCGTCGTCAGCGACGGCAGCGCGGTGCTCGGCCTGGGCGACATCGGGCCCGCGGCGTCGCTGCCGGTCATGGAGGGCAAGTGCGCCCTGTTTCAGGCGTACGGCGGGCTGAACGCCATCCCGATCGTGCTCGACACCAAGGATCCCGACGAGATCGTCGAAACCCTGGTGCGCCTGCGCCCGACGTTCGGCGCCGTCAACCTCGAGGACATCTCCGCGCCGCGCTGCTTCGAGATCGAACGCCGGGCCATCGAGGCCCTGGACTGCCCGGTGATGCACGACGACCAGCACGGCACGGCCATCGTGGTGCTGGCCGCGCTCATGGGCGCCAGCAAGCTGCTCGGCCGGGACATGAACTCGCTGAAGGTGGTGGTGTCCGGGGCCGGGGCCGCCGGTGTCGCGTGCACCAATCTCCTTATGGTGATGGGTGTTTCGGACATCACCGTCCTCGACTCGCGCGGAATCCTGCACACCGCTCGGGACGACATGAACGACGTCAAGGCGGCCCTGGCGCGGCGCACCAATCCCGACGGCCTGACCGGCAGCGCGGCGGAAGCCCTCCGCGGCGCGGACGTGTTCCTCGGCCTGTCGGGCGGCGTGGTCCCCGAAGAGATGATCGCCACGATGGCACCCAACGGAATCGTGTTCGCACTGTCCAACCCCGATCCGGAGATCCACCCCCAGATCGCGGCCAAGTACGCCTCGGTGGTGGCCACCGGCCGCAGCGACTTCCCGAACCAGATCAACAACGTGCTGGCATTCCCCGGGGTGTTCCGCGGCGCGCTGGCGGCGGGTGCCCGCCGGATCACCGAGAAGATGATGGTCGCCGCGGCCGAGGCGATCTTCTCCGTCGTCAGCGACGACCTTGCCCCCGACCGGATCGTCCCCAGCCCGCTGGACCTGCGCGTCGGGGAGGCGGTTGCCGCGGCCGTGGCGATCGCCGCCGACATTTCCGTCTCCGGGGGGTGA